In Prunus dulcis chromosome 1, ALMONDv2, whole genome shotgun sequence, the following are encoded in one genomic region:
- the LOC117622638 gene encoding protein TIME FOR COFFEE isoform X2, which produces MDRNRDARRAAMAAPNGLSRRRHRSSNLRDSPEDDGPVELQETSRLRDRKKDRDRDRDRERDRDRDRDRDRDRLSRSKRRRGERLMHGSNREDGGDDSSEESVNDEDEDEDDDGGGGVGVSGGSIRMLPPNPSSATSISSSLLNHRKSFSPVNNMSSNNKHFRPHPALKVTDEMIGVSVPRKARSASTKRSHEWPSSCGVVGGDQIHRQASTSPVRPATSSMAAPSPSSPSSSHASAVRKKLKPNGPKLRPPKMSSSAKTTSSNQDEIEIEIAEVLYGMQRQPQGPTKQEIVVTDSIKFESREANKSTSDAKSRVSSPISNSPCALPQLPSAFTQNSSSSVTSLSAVAPKRKRPRPVKYDDENPSIFTIQNSAISTTSKVVTDQPAKVETSSPKLERNPGSAAENGGFSYNLANSHAVPASSEAQPEPDVPESKAASDSKPANDESDGQNVQVSKEEPQSPKKESPALRLDDNRQDMTMTKANTTVSEIENQREEKFQIDLMAPPERDGEVDFISVDPRPTVIDAETEIKPMTREDDKVVKFGKEENANVETEKCKAAVEEAEFKKPIVGSKERNIDLQLDLEKTDRDSGTACFSGNKLLHNVAKQQQNTEKTVQSSSVPLPMSVAAWPGGLPPMGYMAPLQGVVSMDGSTVSSAAIQPPHLLFNQPRPKRCETHCYIARNIYYHQQMSRMNPFWPVAAGSGSLYGGKHCNPNVLPPELHGNIPGRGVNSAQDKGQGLAMFPGPSAKDKSSQTANLVDAQRKQIVLQQALPPGAPSNILHGPAFIFPLNQQQAAAAASVRPASVKSPNAGAAALSSTSNSAPMTAAATAAPAPAMSFNYPNMAGNEPQYLAILQNNAYPFTMPTHVGAPPAYRGPHAQPMPYYNGSFYSSQMLHPSHLQQQQPPPSQSQQSQQGHQNPSISSGSSSSQKHLQNQQQRPHPSGVNGGSGSLQGFPTSKNPSSQALQLQQQQRQQQQNPHPPHQARQLEPEMGGEDSPSTADSRVSRPNMNIYGQNFAMPMRPPNFPLMTPPSSGSASGATGASGTEKKPQQQQQGPKTGVEASQGFAMSFASMNGATAATGIDLTSLAQNHAILQSFPEVRQGYQHFMAVQAVQHKKSYRVPEEGKTGGGDSPNVEEERKAMGGKASSTLGHSIAFSRTDLTDTSGSTIQSNNVIDSSTRTLNLSSTPGRTSSSILPPAVSSVNAPTSQQQQMQQQMRNQQQQQQMIQLQKQQFSAAGRSKTPATSNGSVYSDHLPSTSSMAAKFPNALSSFPQNLVQSSSSPAQSPQWKNSARTTTSQVPSSSLASSTSSSLKNLPQKHARTQQSHTQISFAANTKSSTQSQGLQPASSNQSPSPPVMVGSPTPTTSSMSKSAGGSPRTTTSTSTGNKAGQASSLSSQQAKNSPSVVPSQKSSPVGGRNVPSILGVNTHITSPSTGTKSQLPQQQQQLQQQQQHQLQQQQQQHQLQQQQHQHQQQQHQHQQQLSKQSIQQAQLFFNPYIQAQASHSNNATSTAPSSGYYHNFPRRRPEQQQPPQGSSGSSSSGMLSLCPPVTHSNTSTTDPAKAAAAAAANNMKGSGLSSQTLMHHAQFAAAQSSGPHQIVPGGFPYVHAIPTVVQVKPAEQKKQPAGE; this is translated from the exons ATGGATAGAAATAGAGATGCGAGAAGAGCAGCTATGGCGGCCCCAAATGGGTTGTCAAGGCGAAGACATAGAAGTAGCAACCTCAGAGACTCTCCAG AGGACGATGGTCCGGTGGAGTTACAAGAGACGTCGAGGCTCAGAGATCGGAAGAAGGATCGAGATCGAGATCGGGATCGAGAGAGAGACCGAGACCGGGACCGAGACCGCGATAGGGATCGGTTGAGCCGGAGCAAGAGGCGAAGAGGTGAGAGATTGATGCACGGAAGCAATAGAGAAGATGGCGGCGATGACAGTTCGGAGGAGAGTGTGAACGACGAAGATGAAGACGAGGACGACGACGGCGGTGGAGGCGTTGGTGTGAGCGGTGGGTCGATTCGGATGCTTCCGCCCAACCCATCATCAGCGACATCTATTTCGTCGTCGTTGTTGAATCACCGGAAAAGCTTCTCACCGGTGAATAATATGAGTAGTAACAACAAGCATTTTCGACCGCACCCGGCGTTGAAGGTCACCGATGAGATGATTGGTGTGTCCGTACCGAGAAAAGCACGGTCAG CGTCGACGAAGAGGTCTCATGAATGGCCTTCGAGTTGTGGTGTTGTAGGAGGAGACCAAATTCACCGGCAAGCTTCAACATCTCCGGTTCGGCCCGCTACATCGTCGATGGCGGCGCCATCCCCGTCTTCGCCTTCTTCTTCCCACGCCTCGGCGGTTCGGAAGAAGCTG aAGCCCAACGGACCCAAGCTGAGGCCGCCGAAGATGTCGTCTTCGGCAAAGACGACGTCGTCTAATCAGGACGAGATAGAAATAGAGATCGCCGAGGTGTTGTACGGCATGCAGAGGCAGCCACAGGGACCGACGAAGCAGGAAATTGTAGTCACCGATTCAATTAAGTTTGAATCAAGGGAGGCCAACAAGTCCACCAGCGATGCCAAATCGAGAGTTTCGTCGCCGATCTCGAACTCGCCGTGCGCGTTGCCTCAGCTGCCGTCGGCTTTTACTCAGAATTCTAGCTCCTCTGTCACTTCCCTGTCCGCTGTTG CACCCAAGAGGAAAAGACCGCGACCTGTGAAGTATGACGATGAGAACCCATCAATTTTCACCATTCAAAACAGTGCCATTTCAACTACGAGTAAAGTGGTGACTGATCAGCCTGCAAAGGTTGAGACTTCGTCTCCGAAATTGGAGAGAAACCCAGGATCTGCAGCTGAAAATGGCGGATTTTCGTACAATTTGGCCAATTCTCACGCTGTTCCAGCATCATCAGAAGCTCAGCCGGAGCCAGATGTGCCGGAGAGCAAAGCTGCCTCAGATTCAAAGCCAGCAAATGATGAATCAGATGGTCAAAATGTTCAAGTGAGCAAAGAGGAACCTCAGTCGCCCAAAAAGGAGTCTCCTGCTCTCAGACTGGATGATAATCGTCAGGATATGACAATGACTAAAGC AAATACAACGGTCTCTGAGATTGAGAACCAGCGAGAAGAAAAATTCCAGATAGATCTGATG GCTCCCCCAGAAAGGGATGGTGAAGTTGATTTTATCTCTGTAGATCCTAGGCCTACGGTCATAGATGCAGAAACG GAGATAAAGCCTATGACTAGAGAAGATGACAAAGTTGTGAAATTTGGCAAGGAAGAGAATGCAAATGTGGAAACTGAGAAGTGCAAAGCTGCGGTGGAAGAAGCTGAGTTCAAGAAGCCTATTGTTGGTAGTAAAGAAAGGAATATTGATCTCCAGCTTGATTTGGAGAAGACTGATAGGGATAGTGGCACTGCTTGTTTTAGTGGAAACAAGCTGCTTCATAATGTTGCTAAGCAGCAGCAAAACACTGAGAAAACTG TCCAATCGAGCTCTGTACCTTTGCCAATGTCTGTGGCTGCCTGGCCAGGCGGGCTTCCTCCAATGGG GTATATGGCACCTTTACAAGGAGTTGTATCCATGGATGGGAGCACCGTTTCTTCAGCTGCTATACAa CCGCCACATTTGCTTTTTAATCAACCTCGGCCAAAGAGGTGTGAAACCCATTGCTACATTGCAAGGAATATATACTATCACCAGCAAATGTCAAGGATGAATCCTTTTTGGCCAGTAGCAGCTGGTTCTGGATCTCTATATGGGGGAAAGCATTGCAATCCCAATGTATTACCTCCAGAATTGCATGGGAATATTCCTGGTAGAGGGGTGAATTCAGCGCAGGACAAGGGACAGGGGCTTGCTATGTTTCCTGGTCCATCTGCGAAGGACAAAAGTTCACAAACAGCAAACCTTGTGGATGCACAGAGAAAGCAAATTGTTCTCCAGCAAGCTCTGCCTCCAGGGGCACCTAGTAATATATTG CACGGTCCTGCTTTCATATTCCCTTTGAACCAGCAACAggcagctgctgctgcttctgtCCGACCTGCATCTGTGAAGTCTCCTAATGCTGGTGCTGCAGCTTTGTCAAGTACATCTAACTCTGCTCCAATGACAGCTGCAGCAACCGCTGCTCCAGCCCCAGCAATGAGCTTCAATTACCCAAATATGGCAGGGAACGAACCTCAGTATTTGGCAATTTTGCAGAATAATGCATATCCATTTACAATGCCGACTCATGTAGGTGCACCGCCAGCTTATAGAGGACCCCATGCTCAGCCAATGCCTTATTATAATGGGTCTTTCTATTCTTCCCAAATGCTCCATCCTTCTCACCTTCAGCAGCAGCAACCACCACCATCCCAGTCACAGCAAAGTCAACAAGGTCATCAAAACCCTAGCATTTCTAGTGGCTCATCATCATCCCAAAAACATTTGCAAAATCAGCAGCAGAGGCCACATCCCAGTGGTGTCAATGGTGGCAGTGGAAGCTTGCAAGGCTTTCCTACCTCAAAAAACCCATCTTCACAAGCACTACagctgcagcagcagcaacggCAACAGCAGCAGAACCCACATCCTCCGCACCAAGCTCGCCAACTTGAGCCTGAAATGGGGGGCGAAGATAGCCCATCAACTGCTGATAGTCGAGTCTCTCGTCCGAATATGAACATTTATGGTCAGAATTTTGCAATGCCAATGCGCCCACCAAACTTTCCATTGATGACACCTCCTTCAAGTGGTAGTGCCAGTGGTGCAACAGGTGCAAGTGGTACTGAGAAGAAGCcgcagcaacagcagcaggGCCCGAAGACGGGGGTTGAAGCATCTCAAGGTTTTGCTATGTCTTTTGCTTCCATGAATGGTGCTACCGCTGCGACTGGCATTGACCTTACATCGCTTGCTCAGAATCATGCAATTCTCCAGAGCTTTCCAGAGGTAAGGCAGGGTTATCAACATTTTATGGCTGTCCAAGCAGTACAACATAAGAAGAGTTATCGTGTTCCTGAAGAAGGGAAAACGGGAGGAGGTGATTCCCCTAATgtggaggaagaaagaaaggccATGGGAGGAAAAGCTTCATCAACTCTTGGGCACTCCATTGCATTCTCCAGGACAGACTTGACGGATACATCTGGTTCTACAATACAGAGCAACAATGTCATTGATAGCTCAACGCGAACTCTTAACCTCAGCTCTACTCCTGGCCGGACTTCTAGTTCTATTTTGCCACCCGCTGTCAGCTCTGTAAATGCTCCCACATCTCAGCAGCAACAAATGCAGCAGCAAATGCGGAAtcagcagcaacagcaacagatGATTCAGCTTCAGAAGCAGCAATTTTCTGCTGCAGGCCGAAGCAAGACTCCAGCAACTAGTAATGGCAGCGTCTACTCTGATCACCTTCCTTCAACCTCTTCTATGGCTGCAAAGTTTCCTAATGCTCTATCTTCATTCCCCCAAAACCTTGTCCAAAGTAGCAGCAGTCCAGCTCAATCTCCTCAGTGGAAGAATTCTGCAAGGACAACCACTTCCCAAGTTCCTTCATCGTCTTTGGCCTCGTCAACCTCATCATCCCTCAAAAACCTTCCTCAGAAGCATGCTCGTACGCAGCAAAGCCACACACAGATATCTTTTGCAGCCAACACAAAGTCTTCAACCCAATCTCAAGGGTTACAACCTGCCAGTAGCAATCAGTCCCCATCTCCTCCAGTAATGGTTGGTTCACCAACACCCACAACTTCGTCAATGTCCAAGAGTGCTGGTGGAAGCCCAAGAACAACTACTTCGACTTCCACAGGAAATAAAGCTGGCCAAGCTTCTTCTTTGTCGTCTCAGCAGGCCAAGAACTCACCATCAGTGGTGCCCAGTCAGAAGTCATCTCCTGTTGGCGGGAGGAATGTCCCTTCAATCCTAGGTGTCAACACCCATATTACCTCTCCAAGCACTGGAACCAAGTCACAATTGccacagcagcagcaacaactccagcaacagcagcagcatcaactccagcagcagcagcagcagcatcaactccagcagcagcagcatcaaCATCAACAACAGCAGCATCAACATCAGCAGCAGTTATCTAAGCAATCAATTCAGCAAGCGCAGTTGTTCTTTAACCCCTACATCCAAGCACAAGCTTCACATTCAAATAATGCCACCTCTACCGCCCCTTCAAGTGGGTATTATCATAATTTTCCAAGACGACGGCCTGAGCAACAGCAGCCGCCACAGGGCTCATCAGGGTCATCCTCGAGTGGGATGCTGTCACTCTGCCCGCCCGTTACACATTCTA
- the LOC117622638 gene encoding protein TIME FOR COFFEE isoform X1 translates to MDRNRDARRAAMAAPNGLSRRRHRSSNLRDSPEDDGPVELQETSRLRDRKKDRDRDRDRERDRDRDRDRDRDRLSRSKRRRGERLMHGSNREDGGDDSSEESVNDEDEDEDDDGGGGVGVSGGSIRMLPPNPSSATSISSSLLNHRKSFSPVNNMSSNNKHFRPHPALKVTDEMIGVSVPRKARSASTKRSHEWPSSCGVVGGDQIHRQASTSPVRPATSSMAAPSPSSPSSSHASAVRKKLKPNGPKLRPPKMSSSAKTTSSNQDEIEIEIAEVLYGMQRQPQGPTKQEIVVTDSIKFESREANKSTSDAKSRVSSPISNSPCALPQLPSAFTQNSSSSVTSLSAVAPKRKRPRPVKYDDENPSIFTIQNSAISTTSKVVTDQPAKVETSSPKLERNPGSAAENGGFSYNLANSHAVPASSEAQPEPDVPESKAASDSKPANDESDGQNVQVSKEEPQSPKKESPALRLDDNRQDMTMTKANTTVSEIENQREEKFQIDLMAPPERDGEVDFISVDPRPTVIDAETEIKPMTREDDKVVKFGKEENANVETEKCKAAVEEAEFKKPIVGSKERNIDLQLDLEKTDRDSGTACFSGNKLLHNVAKQQQNTEKTVQSSSVPLPMSVAAWPGGLPPMGRYMAPLQGVVSMDGSTVSSAAIQPPHLLFNQPRPKRCETHCYIARNIYYHQQMSRMNPFWPVAAGSGSLYGGKHCNPNVLPPELHGNIPGRGVNSAQDKGQGLAMFPGPSAKDKSSQTANLVDAQRKQIVLQQALPPGAPSNILHGPAFIFPLNQQQAAAAASVRPASVKSPNAGAAALSSTSNSAPMTAAATAAPAPAMSFNYPNMAGNEPQYLAILQNNAYPFTMPTHVGAPPAYRGPHAQPMPYYNGSFYSSQMLHPSHLQQQQPPPSQSQQSQQGHQNPSISSGSSSSQKHLQNQQQRPHPSGVNGGSGSLQGFPTSKNPSSQALQLQQQQRQQQQNPHPPHQARQLEPEMGGEDSPSTADSRVSRPNMNIYGQNFAMPMRPPNFPLMTPPSSGSASGATGASGTEKKPQQQQQGPKTGVEASQGFAMSFASMNGATAATGIDLTSLAQNHAILQSFPEVRQGYQHFMAVQAVQHKKSYRVPEEGKTGGGDSPNVEEERKAMGGKASSTLGHSIAFSRTDLTDTSGSTIQSNNVIDSSTRTLNLSSTPGRTSSSILPPAVSSVNAPTSQQQQMQQQMRNQQQQQQMIQLQKQQFSAAGRSKTPATSNGSVYSDHLPSTSSMAAKFPNALSSFPQNLVQSSSSPAQSPQWKNSARTTTSQVPSSSLASSTSSSLKNLPQKHARTQQSHTQISFAANTKSSTQSQGLQPASSNQSPSPPVMVGSPTPTTSSMSKSAGGSPRTTTSTSTGNKAGQASSLSSQQAKNSPSVVPSQKSSPVGGRNVPSILGVNTHITSPSTGTKSQLPQQQQQLQQQQQHQLQQQQQQHQLQQQQHQHQQQQHQHQQQLSKQSIQQAQLFFNPYIQAQASHSNNATSTAPSSGYYHNFPRRRPEQQQPPQGSSGSSSSGMLSLCPPVTHSNTSTTDPAKAAAAAAANNMKGSGLSSQTLMHHAQFAAAQSSGPHQIVPGGFPYVHAIPTVVQVKPAEQKKQPAGE, encoded by the exons ATGGATAGAAATAGAGATGCGAGAAGAGCAGCTATGGCGGCCCCAAATGGGTTGTCAAGGCGAAGACATAGAAGTAGCAACCTCAGAGACTCTCCAG AGGACGATGGTCCGGTGGAGTTACAAGAGACGTCGAGGCTCAGAGATCGGAAGAAGGATCGAGATCGAGATCGGGATCGAGAGAGAGACCGAGACCGGGACCGAGACCGCGATAGGGATCGGTTGAGCCGGAGCAAGAGGCGAAGAGGTGAGAGATTGATGCACGGAAGCAATAGAGAAGATGGCGGCGATGACAGTTCGGAGGAGAGTGTGAACGACGAAGATGAAGACGAGGACGACGACGGCGGTGGAGGCGTTGGTGTGAGCGGTGGGTCGATTCGGATGCTTCCGCCCAACCCATCATCAGCGACATCTATTTCGTCGTCGTTGTTGAATCACCGGAAAAGCTTCTCACCGGTGAATAATATGAGTAGTAACAACAAGCATTTTCGACCGCACCCGGCGTTGAAGGTCACCGATGAGATGATTGGTGTGTCCGTACCGAGAAAAGCACGGTCAG CGTCGACGAAGAGGTCTCATGAATGGCCTTCGAGTTGTGGTGTTGTAGGAGGAGACCAAATTCACCGGCAAGCTTCAACATCTCCGGTTCGGCCCGCTACATCGTCGATGGCGGCGCCATCCCCGTCTTCGCCTTCTTCTTCCCACGCCTCGGCGGTTCGGAAGAAGCTG aAGCCCAACGGACCCAAGCTGAGGCCGCCGAAGATGTCGTCTTCGGCAAAGACGACGTCGTCTAATCAGGACGAGATAGAAATAGAGATCGCCGAGGTGTTGTACGGCATGCAGAGGCAGCCACAGGGACCGACGAAGCAGGAAATTGTAGTCACCGATTCAATTAAGTTTGAATCAAGGGAGGCCAACAAGTCCACCAGCGATGCCAAATCGAGAGTTTCGTCGCCGATCTCGAACTCGCCGTGCGCGTTGCCTCAGCTGCCGTCGGCTTTTACTCAGAATTCTAGCTCCTCTGTCACTTCCCTGTCCGCTGTTG CACCCAAGAGGAAAAGACCGCGACCTGTGAAGTATGACGATGAGAACCCATCAATTTTCACCATTCAAAACAGTGCCATTTCAACTACGAGTAAAGTGGTGACTGATCAGCCTGCAAAGGTTGAGACTTCGTCTCCGAAATTGGAGAGAAACCCAGGATCTGCAGCTGAAAATGGCGGATTTTCGTACAATTTGGCCAATTCTCACGCTGTTCCAGCATCATCAGAAGCTCAGCCGGAGCCAGATGTGCCGGAGAGCAAAGCTGCCTCAGATTCAAAGCCAGCAAATGATGAATCAGATGGTCAAAATGTTCAAGTGAGCAAAGAGGAACCTCAGTCGCCCAAAAAGGAGTCTCCTGCTCTCAGACTGGATGATAATCGTCAGGATATGACAATGACTAAAGC AAATACAACGGTCTCTGAGATTGAGAACCAGCGAGAAGAAAAATTCCAGATAGATCTGATG GCTCCCCCAGAAAGGGATGGTGAAGTTGATTTTATCTCTGTAGATCCTAGGCCTACGGTCATAGATGCAGAAACG GAGATAAAGCCTATGACTAGAGAAGATGACAAAGTTGTGAAATTTGGCAAGGAAGAGAATGCAAATGTGGAAACTGAGAAGTGCAAAGCTGCGGTGGAAGAAGCTGAGTTCAAGAAGCCTATTGTTGGTAGTAAAGAAAGGAATATTGATCTCCAGCTTGATTTGGAGAAGACTGATAGGGATAGTGGCACTGCTTGTTTTAGTGGAAACAAGCTGCTTCATAATGTTGCTAAGCAGCAGCAAAACACTGAGAAAACTG TCCAATCGAGCTCTGTACCTTTGCCAATGTCTGTGGCTGCCTGGCCAGGCGGGCTTCCTCCAATGGG CAGGTATATGGCACCTTTACAAGGAGTTGTATCCATGGATGGGAGCACCGTTTCTTCAGCTGCTATACAa CCGCCACATTTGCTTTTTAATCAACCTCGGCCAAAGAGGTGTGAAACCCATTGCTACATTGCAAGGAATATATACTATCACCAGCAAATGTCAAGGATGAATCCTTTTTGGCCAGTAGCAGCTGGTTCTGGATCTCTATATGGGGGAAAGCATTGCAATCCCAATGTATTACCTCCAGAATTGCATGGGAATATTCCTGGTAGAGGGGTGAATTCAGCGCAGGACAAGGGACAGGGGCTTGCTATGTTTCCTGGTCCATCTGCGAAGGACAAAAGTTCACAAACAGCAAACCTTGTGGATGCACAGAGAAAGCAAATTGTTCTCCAGCAAGCTCTGCCTCCAGGGGCACCTAGTAATATATTG CACGGTCCTGCTTTCATATTCCCTTTGAACCAGCAACAggcagctgctgctgcttctgtCCGACCTGCATCTGTGAAGTCTCCTAATGCTGGTGCTGCAGCTTTGTCAAGTACATCTAACTCTGCTCCAATGACAGCTGCAGCAACCGCTGCTCCAGCCCCAGCAATGAGCTTCAATTACCCAAATATGGCAGGGAACGAACCTCAGTATTTGGCAATTTTGCAGAATAATGCATATCCATTTACAATGCCGACTCATGTAGGTGCACCGCCAGCTTATAGAGGACCCCATGCTCAGCCAATGCCTTATTATAATGGGTCTTTCTATTCTTCCCAAATGCTCCATCCTTCTCACCTTCAGCAGCAGCAACCACCACCATCCCAGTCACAGCAAAGTCAACAAGGTCATCAAAACCCTAGCATTTCTAGTGGCTCATCATCATCCCAAAAACATTTGCAAAATCAGCAGCAGAGGCCACATCCCAGTGGTGTCAATGGTGGCAGTGGAAGCTTGCAAGGCTTTCCTACCTCAAAAAACCCATCTTCACAAGCACTACagctgcagcagcagcaacggCAACAGCAGCAGAACCCACATCCTCCGCACCAAGCTCGCCAACTTGAGCCTGAAATGGGGGGCGAAGATAGCCCATCAACTGCTGATAGTCGAGTCTCTCGTCCGAATATGAACATTTATGGTCAGAATTTTGCAATGCCAATGCGCCCACCAAACTTTCCATTGATGACACCTCCTTCAAGTGGTAGTGCCAGTGGTGCAACAGGTGCAAGTGGTACTGAGAAGAAGCcgcagcaacagcagcaggGCCCGAAGACGGGGGTTGAAGCATCTCAAGGTTTTGCTATGTCTTTTGCTTCCATGAATGGTGCTACCGCTGCGACTGGCATTGACCTTACATCGCTTGCTCAGAATCATGCAATTCTCCAGAGCTTTCCAGAGGTAAGGCAGGGTTATCAACATTTTATGGCTGTCCAAGCAGTACAACATAAGAAGAGTTATCGTGTTCCTGAAGAAGGGAAAACGGGAGGAGGTGATTCCCCTAATgtggaggaagaaagaaaggccATGGGAGGAAAAGCTTCATCAACTCTTGGGCACTCCATTGCATTCTCCAGGACAGACTTGACGGATACATCTGGTTCTACAATACAGAGCAACAATGTCATTGATAGCTCAACGCGAACTCTTAACCTCAGCTCTACTCCTGGCCGGACTTCTAGTTCTATTTTGCCACCCGCTGTCAGCTCTGTAAATGCTCCCACATCTCAGCAGCAACAAATGCAGCAGCAAATGCGGAAtcagcagcaacagcaacagatGATTCAGCTTCAGAAGCAGCAATTTTCTGCTGCAGGCCGAAGCAAGACTCCAGCAACTAGTAATGGCAGCGTCTACTCTGATCACCTTCCTTCAACCTCTTCTATGGCTGCAAAGTTTCCTAATGCTCTATCTTCATTCCCCCAAAACCTTGTCCAAAGTAGCAGCAGTCCAGCTCAATCTCCTCAGTGGAAGAATTCTGCAAGGACAACCACTTCCCAAGTTCCTTCATCGTCTTTGGCCTCGTCAACCTCATCATCCCTCAAAAACCTTCCTCAGAAGCATGCTCGTACGCAGCAAAGCCACACACAGATATCTTTTGCAGCCAACACAAAGTCTTCAACCCAATCTCAAGGGTTACAACCTGCCAGTAGCAATCAGTCCCCATCTCCTCCAGTAATGGTTGGTTCACCAACACCCACAACTTCGTCAATGTCCAAGAGTGCTGGTGGAAGCCCAAGAACAACTACTTCGACTTCCACAGGAAATAAAGCTGGCCAAGCTTCTTCTTTGTCGTCTCAGCAGGCCAAGAACTCACCATCAGTGGTGCCCAGTCAGAAGTCATCTCCTGTTGGCGGGAGGAATGTCCCTTCAATCCTAGGTGTCAACACCCATATTACCTCTCCAAGCACTGGAACCAAGTCACAATTGccacagcagcagcaacaactccagcaacagcagcagcatcaactccagcagcagcagcagcagcatcaactccagcagcagcagcatcaaCATCAACAACAGCAGCATCAACATCAGCAGCAGTTATCTAAGCAATCAATTCAGCAAGCGCAGTTGTTCTTTAACCCCTACATCCAAGCACAAGCTTCACATTCAAATAATGCCACCTCTACCGCCCCTTCAAGTGGGTATTATCATAATTTTCCAAGACGACGGCCTGAGCAACAGCAGCCGCCACAGGGCTCATCAGGGTCATCCTCGAGTGGGATGCTGTCACTCTGCCCGCCCGTTACACATTCTA